Proteins from a single region of Echeneis naucrates chromosome 14, fEcheNa1.1, whole genome shotgun sequence:
- the adrb2b gene encoding adrenoceptor beta 2, surface b, with protein MASVTTVPALANQTQDSNFSLASDLTANSTEYSEQVIMGMAMAALVLAIVFGNILVITAVLRFQRLQTVTNLFIASLAVADLIMGMVVVPFGSSYILLKTWRFGGFMCEFWTATDVLCVTASIETLCVIAMDRYLAITSPLRYPMLLTRGRAFAVILAVWLVASLISFLPIHLKLWVSSDKEAQRCLQDVYCCDFNTNVAYAVSSSIVSFYLPLVVMIFLYSRVFQEAQKQLEKIRGREKHLYNLHYTAQLPYPDESPAMNKHRTGTEVGEQAGEERLNMQKMGVRTEKGEGKHSATKRQKFCLKEHKAVKTLGIIMGTFTLCWLPFFILNILMNCIQMDDNKLLFRLLNWLGYSNSAFNPLIYCRSPDFRHAFQEILCFRGKGRGWRGRSGWGWCKERDFKSQSNIDGDSDPRGVKGVDDQQRSKWEGNLESTVRDSPLTLAPPTFCCEQVLEVAPGSLANWSANSSANGSCKENMASVV; from the exons ATGGCATCTGTGACTACTGTGCCTGCGCTGGCTAACCAAACACAAGACAGCAACTTCTCACTGGCCTCTGATTTGACAGCCAACTCCACCGAGTACAGTGAGCAAGTGATAATGGGCATGGCAATGGCTGCCCTGGTTCTGGCCATAGTGTTTG GTAACATCCTGGTGATTACAGCCGTCCTTCGGTTCCAACGGCTCCAAACAGTCACCAACCTCTTCATCGCCTCTCTGGCTGTTGCCGACCTCATCATGGGCATGGTCGTGGTGCCTTTTGGCTCCAGCTACATCCTCTTGAAGACGTGGCGGTTTGGAGGCTTCATGTGCGAGTTCTGGACAGCAActgatgtgctgtgtgtgacGGCCAGTATCGAAACACTGTGTGTGATTGCTATGGACCGCTACCTCGCCATCACCTCACCCCTCCGATACCCGATGCTTCTCACCAG GGGCCGTGCCTTCGCTGTGATCCTTGCGGTGTGGTTAGTGGCCTCCCTCATCTCTTTCCTGCCCATCCATCTGAAGCTGTGGGTGTCAAGTGACAAAGAAGCTCAGAGGTGCTTGCAAGACGTGTACTGCTGCGACTTCAACACCAACGTTGCATACGCCGTGTCCTCCTCTATTGTGTCTTTCTACCTGCCACTCGTGGTGATGATTTTTTTGTACAGCCGCGTGTTCCAGGAGGCGCAGAAACAGCTTGAGAAGATCAGAGGAAGGGAGAAGCACTTGTATAACTTACATTACACTGCACAGCTGCCTTATCCCGACGAGAGTCCTGCGATGAATAAGCACAGGACAGGAACTGAGGTGGGAGAgcaagcaggagaggagagactaAACATGCAGAAAATGGGAGTGAGGACTGAAAAGGGCGAAGGAAAACATTCTGCTACAAAGCGTCAGAAGTTTTGTCTTAAAGAGCACAAGGCTGTAAAAACTCTGGGGATCATCATGGGAACATTCACACTGTGTTGGCTGCCCTTTTTCATCCTCAACATCCTCATGAACTGCATTCAAATGGATGACAATAAGTTGCTCTTCAGACTCCTTAACTGGCTCGGATACTCGAACTCAGCCTTTAACCCCCTCATCTACTGCCGCAGCCCCGACTTTAGACACGCCTTTCaggaaatactctgcttcaggGGCAAAGGGAGAGGCTGGAGAGGGAGGAGTGGATGGGGGTGGTGCAAAGAGAGAGACTTCAAGTCCCAAAGTAACATAGATGGGGACTCGGACCCGAGGGGCGTCAAGGGGGTGGATGATCAGCAGAGGTCAAAATGGGAGGGCAATCTGGAGAGCACTGTCCGAGATAGCCCGCTCACTCTGGCTCCCCCAACATTTTGCTGTGAGCAGGTTTTAGAAGTAGCTCCAGGCTCTTTGGCAAACTGGTCGGCCAACAGCTCAGCTAACGGCAGCTGTAAGGAAAATATGGCCTCCGTTGTTTGA
- the ubtd2 gene encoding ubiquitin domain-containing protein 2, whose product MGGCVGSHHDSSASLNENSDGTGVALGRNQPLKRERPKWKSDYPMTEGQLRSKRDEFWDTAPAFEGRKEIWDALRAAASAFESNDHLLAQAILDGASITLPHGALTECYDELGNRYQLPVYCLSPPVNMIEERSDEPDGSDPDSGAADPSTGSASDPDSGGECQLRLRLSTGHDLRLAVRSTDTVGMMKRRLQSQEGVPATTQRWFFSGRPLTDRLRLDQLNISRDYVVQVILSQPPPPEPVTTEGHVSEASGSVAVEGVAALSQEPTPVEN is encoded by the exons ATGGGTGGCTGTGTGGGGAGCCACCACGACTCTTCGGCCAGCTTGAACGAGAACTCGGACGGCACTGGAG tGGCTCTCGGGCGTAACCAGCCCCTGAAGAGAGAGCGGCCTAAATGGAAAAGTGACTACCCGATGACTGAAGGCCAGCTGCGCAGCAAGAGAGATGAGTTCTGGGACACGGCGCCAGCATTCGAGGGCCGGAAGGAGATCTGGGATGCGCTGCGGGCTGCAGCCAGCGCCTTTGAGAGCAATGACCACCTGCTGGCTCAGGCCATCCTCGACGGGGCCAGCATCACACTGCCACACG GAGCTCTGACTGAATGTTATGATGAACTGGGGAATCGATACCAGCTGCCGGTTTACTGTCTCTCTCCGCCTGTCAACATGATTGAAGAGCGCTCTGATGAGCCTGACGGTTCAGATCCAGACTCGGGGGCAGCAGACCCATCTACAGGCAGTGCCAGTGACCCAGACTCAGGAGGGGAGTGCCAGCTTCGGCTGCGGCTATCCACAGGTCACGACCTCCGGCTGGCAGTCCGCTCCACAGACACAGTGGGCATGATGAAGCGTCGTCTACAGAGTCAGGAGGGCGTGCCTGCTACAACCCAGCGCTGGTTTTTCTCAGGTCGgcctctgacagacagactacGCCTGGACCAACTCAACATCTCCAGGGACTACGTAGTGCAAGTCATTCTCAGCCAGCCCCCACCACCAGAGCCAGTAACTACAGAAGGACATGTATCAGAAGCGTCTGGGTCAGTGGCAGTGGAGGGGGTGGCGGCATTGTCCCAAGAGCCCACGCCAGTGGAGAATTAA
- the ublcp1 gene encoding ubiquitin-like domain-containing CTD phosphatase 1 has translation MSVSVIIKWGGQEYSISSLSEEDTVMDLKQSIKTLTGVLPERQKLLGLKVKGKPAEDEVKLGSLKLKPNTKIMMMGTREESLEEVLAPPPENDDVVNDFDIEEEVIEVENREENLAKISRRVKDYKVEELNPPREGKRLLVLDVDYTLFDHKSCAETGQELMRPYLHEFLTSAYEDYDIVIWSATSMKWIDAKMKELGVTDNPNYKITFMLDSAAMITVHTPKRGVVEVKPLGVIWGKYEEFYNRKNTIMFDDIGRNFLMNPQNGLKIRPFMKAHLNREKDKELYKLAQYLKEIAKLDDFTGLNHKHWERYLSKRQHH, from the exons ATGTCAGTGTCCGTGATCATAAAGTGGGGAGGTCAGGAGTACTCCATCAGTTCTCTGTCTGAGGAGGACACAGTGATGGACCTCAAACAGTCCATTAAGACCTTGACTGGGGTGCTgccagaaagacagaaactaCTGGGACTCAAGGTCAAAG GTAAACCTGCTGAGGATGAGGTGAAATTGGGCTCCTTGAAGCTGAAGCCAAACACAAAGATCATGATGATGGGTACTAGAGAGGAGAGCTTG gagGAGGTTTTAGCCCCTCCCCCAGAGAATGATGATGTGGTCAATGATTTTGACATTGAGGAGGAGGTCATTGAAGTGGAGAACAG AGAGGAGAACCTGGCTAAAATTTCCCGCAGAGTGAAAGACTATaaggtggaggagctgaatCCTCCCAGAGAGGGGAAGAGGCTCCTGGTACTGGATGTGGACTATACGCTGTTTG ATCACAAGTCATGTGCAGAGACGGGTCAGGAGCTGATGAGACCGTACCTACATGAGTTTCTAACATCTGCCTATGAGGACTATGACATTGTCATCTGGT CTGCTACCAGTATGAAGTGGATTGATGCCAAAATGAAA gagctGGGAGTGACCGACAATCCCAACTACAAGATTACATTCATGTTGGACAGTGCAGCAATGATTACAGTGCACACCCCTAAGAGAGGAGTGGTAGAG GTGAAGCCGTTGGGTGTGATATGGGGGAAATATGAAGAATTTTACAACAGGAAGAACACCATTATGTTTGACGACATTGGACGAAATTTCCTCATGAACCCACAGAATGGACTGAAG ATCCGTCCTTTCATGAAGGCCCATCTTAACAGGGAGAAGGACAAGGAGCTGTATAAACTGGCTCAGTACCTCAAAGAAATCGCCAAACTTGACGACTTCACTGGACTCAACCACAAACACTGGGAGAG GTACCTATCTAAGAGGCAACACCACTGA
- the il12bb gene encoding interleukin-12 subunit beta, protein MSTLFLTVLCAVLCCAYSDSHEENIETLMDNVLVLKVPYDLGSQQYVPLTCGEAYQNQPVFWKKDGMELNPPLQGNQVRVLVEEMRGGNFTCHLGPDGEYLNHTLILVQLDPDNRTVILEERSTEEGHIHCSAPNYKGAFDCTWTRSQSRSNAVVLLVKAERNLEKIACELNADGSGVHCEDISCPYKEEQYRISLTIYIHSYSRLEAYTKAFYLSEIVRPAKLSKLQISEGTVFTWNYPDSWETPGSFFGLEFQVKIVSLHNSCNSRDHIQNDITEKTSYEVTIKPKRYVFCVQARDKYTKGPWSPWSHCTVDKKQVTC, encoded by the exons ATGAGTACATTGTTTCTCACAGTCCTGTGTGCGGTACTGTGCTGCGCCTACTCCGACAGCCATGAAGAAAATATAGAGACTCTAATGGATAATG TTCTGGTCCTGAAGGTGCCTTATGATCTAGGCAGCCAGCAGTATGTCCCTCTGACATGTGGAGAAGCTTATCAAAATCAGCCTGTGTTCTGGAAGAAAGATG GCATGGAGCTGAATCCACCTCTGCAGGGGAACCAGGTTAGGGTTCTGGTTGAAGAAATGAGAGGGGGAAACTTCACTTGTCACCTTGGTCCTGATGGAGAATACCTCAACCACACTCTGATCCTGGTCCAGCTAGACCCAGATAACAGGACAGTCATACTGGAGGAAAGATCCACTGAGGAAG GTCACATCCACTGTTCAGCACCCAACTATAAAGGTGCTTTTGACTGCACCTGGACAAGATCCCAGTCCAGATCCAACGCTGTTGTGCTCCTGGTGAAGGCTGAACG TAATTTGGAAAAGATAGCGTGTGAGCTGAACGCTGACGGGTCAGGGGTTCATTGTGAAGATATCAGTTGCCCATACAAAGAGGAACAATACCGCATCTCCCTCACCATCTACATACACAGCTACTCTCGTCTGGAGGCTTACACAAAGGCTTTCTACTTGAGCGAGATTG TGAGGCCAGCAAAACTCTCAAAGCTGCAGATCAGTGAGGGGACGGTGTTCACCTGGAACTACCCCGACTCCTGGGAGACCCCTGGCAGCTTCTTTGGCCTAGAATTTCAGGTCAAGATTGTCAGCCTTCACAATTCCTGTAACAGCCGTGACCACATACAG AATGACATCACTGAAAAAACTAGCTATGAAGTCACTATCAAACCCAAAAGGtatgttttctgtgtgcaaGCACGGGACAAGTACACCAAAGGGCCGTGGAGTCCCTGGAGCCACTGCAC AGTGGACAAAAAACAGGTGACCTGCTAG